A genomic segment from Neisseria perflava encodes:
- a CDS encoding 5'-methylthioadenosine/adenosylhomocysteine nucleosidase, with protein sequence MSVQTIAVVGAMEQEIELLRESMTNVKHVSFGKFSAYEGELAGKRMVLVLSGIGKVNAAVSTSWVIHQFAPDCVINTGSAGGLGKGLKVGDVVIGETVAHHDVDVTAFGYVWGQVPQLPAVFASDSNLIRQAEKAAQVFDGAAVTQGLIVSGDRFVHSSEGVAEIRSHFPEVKAVEMEAAAIAQTCYQLEVPFVIIRAVSDSADEKADISFEEFLKTAAVSSAKMVTEIVKSL encoded by the coding sequence ATGTCAGTACAAACAATTGCCGTGGTCGGCGCAATGGAACAGGAAATCGAGCTTTTGCGTGAAAGCATGACCAATGTCAAGCATGTGTCCTTCGGTAAATTCTCGGCGTATGAAGGTGAATTGGCCGGAAAACGTATGGTATTGGTTTTGAGCGGTATCGGTAAAGTCAATGCGGCGGTTTCGACTTCTTGGGTCATTCATCAGTTTGCACCGGATTGCGTCATCAATACCGGCAGTGCAGGCGGTTTGGGCAAGGGCCTGAAGGTCGGTGATGTGGTCATCGGCGAAACTGTGGCGCATCATGATGTTGACGTAACGGCTTTTGGTTATGTTTGGGGACAAGTACCGCAACTTCCTGCCGTGTTTGCATCGGATTCAAACTTGATTCGCCAAGCAGAAAAGGCGGCGCAAGTGTTTGACGGAGCGGCTGTCACGCAAGGCCTGATTGTCAGTGGCGACCGTTTTGTGCACAGCAGCGAAGGTGTCGCGGAAATCCGCAGCCATTTCCCAGAAGTAAAAGCAGTGGAAATGGAAGCTGCGGCGATTGCGCAGACTTGTTACCAGTTGGAAGTGCCGTTTGTAATTATTCGCGCCGTCTCCGATTCGGCAGATGAGAAAGCGGACATCAGCTTTGAAGAGTTTTT
- a CDS encoding PilT/PilU family type 4a pilus ATPase, translating into MFNENTPDAKEELFAWLRHMNKYKGSDLFITTNFPPAMKVDGKIMRLTDEPLSAEKCMEIAFSIMSSKQIEEFSSTNECNFAISLPDTSRFRVNAMVQRGATALVFRSITSNIPKFETLNLPPILKDIALRKRGLIIFVGGTGSGKSTSLASLIDYRNENSFDHIITIEDPIEFIHQHKNCIITQREIGVDTENWPIALKNTLRQAPDVILIGEIRDRETMDYAISFAETGHLCMATLHANSTNQALDRIINFFPEERRTQLLTDLSLNLQAFISQRLIPRESGRGRVAAVEVLLNSPIIADLIQKGEVHNIKEMMKKSTGMGMITFDQALYDLYENGDISYQDAIKNADSAHDLRLDIQLRSRRAQNAGPDLELI; encoded by the coding sequence ATGTTTAACGAAAATACTCCGGATGCAAAAGAAGAATTGTTCGCTTGGCTACGCCATATGAACAAATACAAAGGCTCCGACCTTTTCATTACCACCAATTTCCCACCGGCCATGAAAGTGGACGGCAAAATCATGCGACTGACTGATGAGCCGCTGAGTGCTGAAAAATGTATGGAAATCGCTTTTTCGATTATGTCTTCCAAACAAATCGAAGAATTTTCTTCCACCAACGAATGCAACTTCGCCATCAGCCTGCCCGATACCAGCCGCTTCCGTGTTAATGCAATGGTTCAACGCGGTGCAACTGCTTTGGTATTCCGTTCCATTACCAGCAATATCCCGAAATTTGAAACGCTCAATCTACCCCCTATTCTGAAAGACATTGCCCTCAGAAAACGCGGCCTGATTATTTTTGTCGGCGGTACAGGTTCGGGCAAGTCCACTTCCCTCGCCTCCCTTATCGACTATCGAAACGAAAACAGCTTCGACCACATTATTACCATCGAAGACCCGATTGAGTTTATCCACCAACACAAAAACTGCATCATCACCCAACGTGAAATCGGTGTAGATACAGAAAATTGGCCGATTGCATTGAAAAATACCCTGCGCCAAGCGCCGGATGTTATCCTGATTGGTGAAATCCGCGACCGCGAGACCATGGACTACGCCATTTCCTTCGCAGAAACCGGCCATTTGTGTATGGCAACACTGCACGCCAACAGTACCAACCAAGCGCTCGACCGCATCATCAACTTCTTCCCCGAAGAGCGCCGTACCCAGTTGCTGACCGACTTATCGCTCAACCTGCAAGCCTTTATTTCACAACGACTGATTCCCCGTGAAAGCGGACGGGGTCGTGTGGCGGCGGTCGAAGTTTTGCTCAATTCGCCAATTATTGCCGACTTGATTCAAAAAGGCGAAGTCCACAACATCAAAGAAATGATGAAAAAATCAACCGGCATGGGCATGATCACTTTTGACCAAGCCTTGTATGATTTGTATGAAAACGGCGATATCAGTTATCAAGACGCCATTAAAAATGCCGACTCCGCTCATGATTTGCGCTTAGACATTCAATTACGAAGCCGTCGTGCGCAAAATGCCGGTCCGGATTTAGA